In Arthrobacter sp. SLBN-112, a genomic segment contains:
- the paaZ gene encoding phenylacetic acid degradation bifunctional protein PaaZ — protein MTTTATAPQATVDTVETVPSFVRDAWWTPDAGSSASAVPVRDASTGEILAKVSTEGLDLAAVVEYGRTTGQAELGKLTFHQRALKLKELAQYLNARREHFYGFSFQTGATRIDSMVDIDGGIGVLFTFGSKGRRELPNSQVVVDGPMEVLSKDASFAGEHIYTRIPGVAVQINAFNFPVWGMLEKFAPAFLAGVPTIVKPATPTGYVAAAVVKAIVESNILPKGSLQLISGSVRGLLDVLDYRDLVAFTGSASTAKSLKAHPNVVEGGVRFTSETDSLNAAILGPDAAEGTPEFDAFVKSVVTEMTVKAGQKCTAIRRAIVPQELVPAVSAAIGKRIAERIVLGDPRGEGVTMGALASVEQLEDVRAAVQSMLDAGGELAYGTLDSPSVTSADGTTGVVEGGAFMAPVVLNWDNPEAEAIHSLEAFGPVSSVIGYRDLADAVRLAARGGGSLVASVCTNDPEVARELVTGIAAHHGRVLMLNREDARSSTGHGSPVPHLVHGGPGRAGGGEELGGIRSVLHHMQRTAIQGSPNMLTAVTGVWHTGADRNFTLETEGEHPFRKSLSTLRIGDAVRSDLRQVTLEDISAFAQTTGDTFYAHTNEEAAEANPIFPGIVAHGYLLLAWAAGLFVEPAPGPVLANYGLENCRFTKPVAAGDSIRVTLTAKKITPRETDEYGEVAWDAVLTNQNDEIVATYDVLTLVEK, from the coding sequence ATGACCACCACAGCCACAGCTCCCCAGGCCACGGTCGACACCGTGGAGACAGTGCCCAGCTTCGTCAGGGATGCCTGGTGGACGCCCGACGCCGGCTCGTCGGCTTCCGCGGTGCCCGTCCGGGATGCGAGCACCGGGGAGATCCTGGCCAAGGTCAGTACGGAGGGCCTGGACCTGGCCGCCGTCGTCGAGTACGGCCGCACCACCGGCCAGGCGGAACTCGGCAAGCTGACCTTCCACCAGCGCGCCCTCAAGCTCAAGGAACTTGCCCAGTACCTGAATGCCCGCCGCGAGCACTTCTACGGCTTCTCCTTCCAGACCGGCGCCACCAGGATCGACTCCATGGTGGACATCGACGGCGGCATCGGCGTCCTGTTCACCTTCGGATCCAAGGGCCGGCGCGAACTGCCCAACTCCCAGGTAGTGGTGGACGGCCCCATGGAGGTCTTGTCCAAGGACGCGTCCTTCGCCGGCGAGCACATCTACACCCGCATCCCCGGGGTGGCCGTGCAGATCAACGCCTTCAACTTTCCGGTCTGGGGCATGCTCGAGAAGTTCGCCCCGGCGTTCCTGGCCGGCGTCCCCACCATCGTCAAGCCGGCCACCCCCACCGGCTACGTCGCCGCAGCCGTGGTCAAGGCCATCGTTGAATCCAACATCCTGCCCAAGGGCTCGCTGCAGCTGATTTCAGGATCCGTCCGCGGCTTGCTGGACGTGCTGGACTACCGCGACCTCGTGGCCTTCACCGGCTCCGCTTCCACCGCAAAGTCGCTGAAGGCGCACCCGAATGTGGTGGAGGGCGGTGTGCGTTTCACCTCCGAGACGGATTCCTTGAACGCTGCCATCCTGGGCCCGGATGCCGCGGAGGGCACTCCCGAATTCGATGCGTTCGTCAAGTCCGTGGTCACCGAAATGACCGTCAAGGCCGGCCAGAAGTGCACGGCCATCCGCCGCGCCATCGTGCCGCAGGAACTGGTTCCCGCAGTTTCCGCCGCCATCGGCAAGCGCATAGCGGAGCGCATCGTCCTTGGCGACCCCCGCGGCGAGGGCGTCACCATGGGCGCGCTGGCCTCGGTGGAACAGTTGGAGGACGTCCGTGCGGCCGTGCAGTCCATGCTCGACGCCGGCGGTGAGCTTGCGTACGGAACCCTCGATTCGCCGTCGGTCACCTCAGCCGACGGAACCACCGGAGTGGTGGAGGGCGGGGCATTCATGGCCCCCGTGGTCCTGAACTGGGACAACCCTGAGGCGGAGGCGATCCACTCGCTCGAAGCGTTCGGGCCGGTATCGTCCGTGATCGGCTACCGGGACCTGGCCGACGCCGTCCGCCTCGCCGCCCGCGGCGGAGGCTCCCTGGTGGCCTCGGTCTGCACCAACGACCCCGAAGTGGCGCGGGAACTGGTCACCGGGATCGCCGCCCACCACGGCCGCGTCCTGATGCTCAACCGTGAGGATGCCCGTTCATCCACCGGTCACGGTTCGCCGGTGCCGCACCTGGTCCACGGTGGCCCGGGGCGCGCCGGCGGCGGCGAGGAACTCGGCGGCATACGGTCGGTGCTACACCACATGCAGCGCACCGCCATCCAGGGCTCGCCCAACATGCTCACAGCCGTCACCGGCGTCTGGCACACCGGCGCGGACCGCAACTTCACGCTGGAAACCGAAGGCGAGCACCCGTTCCGGAAGTCCCTCTCCACGCTCCGGATCGGCGACGCCGTCCGCTCGGACCTGCGGCAGGTCACGCTGGAGGACATCAGCGCCTTTGCGCAGACCACGGGCGACACGTTCTACGCGCACACCAACGAAGAGGCGGCGGAGGCCAACCCGATCTTCCCGGGAATTGTGGCGCACGGCTACTTGCTCCTGGCCTGGGCGGCAGGTTTGTTCGTCGAGCCGGCCCCGGGCCCCGTCCTGGCCAACTACGGGCTGGAAAACTGCCGCTTTACCAAGCCGGTGGCCGCAGGCGACTCCATCCGGGTGACCCTGACCGCCAAGAAGATCACCCCGCGCGAAACGGATGAGTACGGCGAGGTGGCCTGGGACGCGGTCCTGACCAACCAGAACGACGAAATCGTGGCCACCTACGACGTCCTCACCCTGGTGGAGAAGTAA
- a CDS encoding VOC family protein: MSTATTILPVDDAARARSFYTEKLGLPHRGKTDDGSELLGTDGGPMLQLMPVSDGKHSDHTALSFEVTDIEETVRDMEARGVMFQDYDLPTLKTENHICTTESEKCAWFMDTEHNILCVHQSLAANPEYQV; this comes from the coding sequence ATGAGCACAGCCACAACCATCCTGCCAGTCGACGATGCAGCCCGCGCCCGCAGCTTCTACACCGAAAAGCTCGGACTCCCGCACCGCGGAAAGACAGATGATGGAAGCGAACTACTCGGCACCGACGGCGGCCCCATGCTGCAGCTGATGCCGGTCTCGGACGGGAAGCACTCCGACCATACGGCGCTCAGCTTCGAGGTCACGGACATCGAAGAAACTGTCCGCGATATGGAAGCCAGGGGTGTCATGTTCCAGGACTACGACCTGCCCACCCTGAAGACGGAAAACCACATCTGCACCACGGAATCCGAAAAATGCGCATGGTTCATGGACACAGAGCACAACATCCTCTGCGTCCACCAGAGCCTCGCGGCCAATCCGGAATACCAGGTCTAG
- a CDS encoding TetR/AcrR family transcriptional regulator, producing MPSASRTASTDAPAANGTKRGRPGYDQQSVLRIAVDVFNRHGYDATSMGILAENLGISKSAIYHHVPSKGDLLKLALDHALGGLEAILERPEATSGAADARLEFVLRQTVAVLVERLPFVTLLLRLRGNTDIERDALERRRAFDHKVAGLISAARDEGSLRADIDPRTVSRLLFGMINSIVEWYKPGGPLSPQRLADDVITMAFDGLHTEA from the coding sequence ATGCCCAGCGCCAGCAGAACTGCCAGCACCGACGCCCCAGCCGCCAATGGAACCAAGCGGGGGCGTCCCGGCTATGACCAGCAGTCGGTGCTGCGGATTGCTGTCGACGTCTTCAACCGGCACGGCTACGACGCCACCTCGATGGGCATTCTGGCGGAAAACCTGGGCATCTCCAAGTCCGCCATTTACCATCATGTGCCGTCCAAGGGCGATCTCCTCAAACTCGCCCTGGACCACGCGCTGGGCGGCCTCGAAGCCATCCTGGAGCGTCCCGAAGCAACCTCCGGTGCGGCCGACGCCAGGCTGGAGTTTGTGCTGCGGCAGACGGTTGCCGTGCTGGTGGAGCGCCTGCCGTTCGTCACCCTGCTGCTGCGCCTTCGTGGCAACACGGACATCGAGCGGGACGCCCTGGAACGGCGCCGGGCATTCGACCACAAGGTGGCCGGCCTGATTTCGGCGGCCCGCGACGAGGGATCGCTGCGGGCGGACATCGACCCCCGCACCGTATCGCGGCTGCTGTTCGGGATGATCAACTCCATCGTGGAGTGGTACAAGCCGGGCGGCCCCCTCTCGCCGCAACGGCTGGCTGACGACGTCATCACCATGGCGTTCGACGGCCTGCACACCGAAGCGTAG
- the paaK gene encoding phenylacetate--CoA ligase PaaK → MTLHAPETPTPAAAGIDPGLDREETISRDELEALQLSRLQHTVAYAYDRVPLYKRKFDDAGIHPSDLRELEDLGNFPFTTKEDLRQEYPFGMFAVPQNEVARIHASSGTTGRPTVVGYTKQDLADWAKLVARSFRASGIRPGMKVHNAYGYGLFTGGLGAHAGAEALGCTVIPMSGGQTERQIQLIQDFKPDAILATPTYLLTIADAMAHMGIDPASTSLKFAVLGAEPWTEEMRHELEVMMNIKACDIYGLSEVMGPGVAGEAVETQDGSHIWEDHFRPEIIDPFNPIAGKENVLRDGENGELVFTSLTKEALPIIRYRTKDLTRLLPGTARPAHRRMGRITGRSDDMIILRGVNLFPSQIEEIALRIPELSPHFQLELTRPEGQRMDQLTVRIERRDTVTVEQSTTAARTLKEQIKIHVGSSCTVDVVEPGALERSNGKLRRIYDLRPKG, encoded by the coding sequence ATGACCCTGCATGCCCCCGAAACCCCCACTCCCGCAGCCGCCGGCATCGACCCCGGCCTGGACCGCGAGGAAACCATCTCCCGCGACGAGCTCGAGGCCCTCCAGCTCAGCCGCCTGCAGCACACGGTGGCCTACGCCTACGACCGGGTACCCCTGTACAAGCGCAAGTTCGACGACGCCGGCATCCACCCCAGCGACCTGCGGGAACTCGAGGACCTGGGCAACTTCCCCTTCACCACCAAGGAAGACCTGCGCCAGGAATACCCGTTCGGCATGTTCGCGGTGCCGCAGAACGAAGTAGCCCGCATCCACGCCAGCTCGGGCACCACCGGCCGGCCCACCGTCGTCGGCTACACCAAGCAGGACCTGGCCGACTGGGCCAAGCTGGTGGCGCGCAGCTTCCGCGCCTCCGGCATCCGACCGGGCATGAAGGTCCACAACGCCTACGGCTACGGCCTGTTCACCGGCGGCCTGGGCGCGCACGCCGGCGCCGAAGCCCTGGGCTGCACGGTCATCCCCATGTCCGGCGGCCAGACCGAACGCCAGATCCAGCTGATCCAGGACTTCAAGCCGGACGCCATCCTGGCCACCCCCACCTACCTGCTCACCATCGCCGACGCCATGGCGCACATGGGCATCGACCCCGCCTCCACCTCGCTGAAGTTCGCCGTCCTGGGCGCCGAGCCGTGGACCGAGGAGATGCGGCACGAGCTCGAGGTCATGATGAACATCAAGGCCTGCGACATCTACGGACTGTCCGAGGTCATGGGCCCGGGCGTCGCCGGTGAGGCCGTGGAGACCCAGGACGGCAGCCACATCTGGGAGGACCACTTCCGGCCCGAGATCATCGACCCGTTCAACCCGATCGCTGGCAAGGAAAACGTCCTGCGGGACGGCGAAAACGGCGAGCTGGTCTTCACCTCCCTCACCAAGGAAGCGCTGCCGATCATCCGGTACCGCACCAAGGACCTCACCCGCCTGCTCCCGGGCACCGCCCGCCCCGCCCACCGCCGCATGGGGCGCATCACCGGCCGCAGCGACGACATGATCATCCTGCGCGGCGTGAACCTCTTCCCGTCCCAGATCGAGGAAATCGCCCTCCGCATCCCTGAGCTCAGCCCGCATTTCCAGCTCGAGCTCACCCGGCCCGAGGGCCAGCGGATGGACCAGCTGACCGTCCGGATCGAGCGCCGGGACACGGTCACCGTTGAACAAAGCACGACGGCGGCACGCACCTTGAAGGAGCAGATCAAGATCCACGTGGGTTCTTCATGCACGGTGGACGTGGTGGAACCGGGCGCGCTTGAGCGGTCCAACGGCAAGCTGCGCCGCATCTATGACCTCCGGCCGAAGGGCTGA
- a CDS encoding hotdog fold thioesterase, with translation MAEATLSGAPHPLLDNDYASEWMGIEVLALSDGHATIRMTLRQEMLNGFGMAHGGMIFAFGDTAFALACNPIHPAPGEENTITVASGVDINFLKPAFRGQVLTAVAERRSSAGRSGLYDIQIFAADAAPASETQPSSPGELIAEFRGRSRTIPKK, from the coding sequence ATGGCTGAAGCAACACTTTCCGGGGCCCCCCACCCCCTCCTGGACAACGACTATGCCTCCGAATGGATGGGCATCGAGGTCCTCGCCCTCAGCGACGGGCACGCCACCATCCGGATGACGCTCCGGCAGGAAATGCTTAACGGCTTCGGCATGGCCCATGGCGGAATGATCTTCGCCTTCGGCGACACTGCTTTCGCCCTCGCGTGCAACCCCATCCACCCTGCACCGGGCGAGGAAAACACCATCACCGTGGCGTCCGGCGTCGACATCAATTTCCTCAAGCCGGCGTTCCGCGGCCAGGTGCTCACGGCCGTGGCGGAACGCCGTTCCAGTGCCGGGCGCAGCGGCCTGTACGACATCCAGATCTTTGCCGCCGACGCCGCCCCGGCCTCCGAAACCCAGCCCAGCTCCCCGGGCGAACTCATCGCCGAGTTCCGCGGACGCAGCCGCACCATCCCCAAGAAGTAG
- the pta gene encoding phosphate acetyltransferase, with product MAKGIYVSATTPGSGKSLVALGLADTLHRHADRIGFFKPVVHGPSSADDPMVALMKARFALEDERCRGGLTYAEVRGLLAEGNRAEIDARCVEIFADIARHCDVVIVEGTDLVGQDSAVEFDLNARLANNLATPVVAVVGAKGRTVAETAAAVEVARKELAAERCSLLAIMVNRADAEDLDAIAAALKPGASGRPVYILPELEEIARPTTGEVATALRVRQIAGTPDMERDVKDIKVAAMNVGNFLNVLDEGALVIVPGDRADVMVACLASSFSPEFPVASALILTGGLAPDANIYPLLAQAPFPVFAADEDTYQTARRVSEVRSEIWSGHRRKVASALGLWSRRVDEAELVERLHLPRAERMTPLRFLHDLIERARAQRRHVVLPEGTDVRILRAAEILHRRDVCDLTLLGPESDVRELAAANGIDLSGINVIDPAISELRQKFAEKYAELRAHKGVDLAKALEIMQDVSYFGTMMVQLGVVDGMVSGAAHTTAHTIRPALEFVKTRPGVKIVSSVFLMLMPDRVLVYGDCAVNPDPNVEQLADIALASAETAAQFGVEPRVAMLSYSTGGSGSGEAVDEVRQATELVRARRPDLAVEGPIQYDAAVDASIAASKMPGSTVAGQATVFIFPDLNTGNNTYKAVQQSSGAVAVGPVLQGLRKPVNDLSRGCTVEDIVNTVAITAIQAQA from the coding sequence ATGGCCAAAGGCATCTACGTCAGCGCAACCACCCCCGGCTCGGGCAAGTCCCTGGTGGCCCTGGGCCTGGCGGACACCCTGCACCGGCATGCGGACAGGATCGGCTTCTTCAAACCGGTGGTCCACGGCCCCTCGTCCGCGGATGACCCCATGGTGGCGCTGATGAAAGCCCGCTTCGCGCTGGAGGATGAGCGGTGCCGCGGCGGCCTGACGTATGCGGAAGTCCGTGGGCTTCTCGCGGAAGGAAACCGGGCCGAGATTGATGCCAGGTGCGTTGAAATCTTCGCGGACATCGCCCGGCACTGCGATGTGGTGATCGTGGAGGGGACGGACCTGGTGGGCCAGGACTCCGCCGTCGAGTTCGACCTCAATGCCCGGCTGGCCAACAACCTGGCCACGCCCGTGGTGGCTGTGGTGGGGGCCAAAGGGCGGACTGTCGCCGAAACTGCCGCCGCCGTCGAAGTTGCCCGCAAGGAACTTGCCGCCGAACGGTGCTCGCTGCTGGCCATCATGGTCAACAGGGCCGACGCCGAAGACCTGGACGCCATCGCGGCGGCGCTGAAACCGGGAGCCTCCGGTCGGCCCGTGTACATCCTGCCCGAACTCGAAGAAATCGCCCGGCCCACTACGGGCGAGGTGGCAACGGCCCTGCGTGTCCGGCAGATCGCGGGAACCCCGGACATGGAACGCGACGTCAAGGACATCAAGGTTGCCGCCATGAACGTGGGCAACTTCCTGAATGTGCTGGACGAGGGCGCCCTGGTGATCGTGCCGGGGGACCGGGCGGACGTGATGGTGGCCTGCCTGGCATCTTCCTTCTCACCCGAGTTTCCCGTGGCCTCGGCGCTGATCCTCACCGGCGGCCTGGCACCGGACGCAAACATCTACCCGCTGCTGGCCCAGGCGCCGTTCCCGGTGTTCGCGGCAGACGAGGACACCTACCAGACGGCCCGCCGGGTCTCCGAAGTCCGCAGCGAGATCTGGTCCGGGCACCGTCGCAAGGTGGCCTCCGCGCTGGGCCTCTGGTCCCGCAGGGTGGACGAGGCCGAGCTGGTGGAACGGCTGCACCTGCCGCGGGCGGAACGGATGACGCCGCTGCGGTTCCTGCACGACCTCATCGAGCGCGCCCGGGCCCAGCGCCGCCATGTGGTCCTGCCGGAGGGCACGGACGTCCGCATCCTGCGCGCGGCAGAGATCCTGCACCGACGGGACGTCTGCGACCTCACCCTCCTCGGGCCCGAGTCGGACGTCCGCGAGCTGGCAGCAGCCAACGGCATCGACCTGTCCGGCATCAACGTCATCGATCCCGCCATCTCCGAGCTGCGGCAGAAGTTCGCGGAGAAGTACGCCGAGCTGAGGGCCCACAAAGGGGTGGACCTGGCCAAGGCCCTGGAGATCATGCAGGACGTCAGCTACTTCGGCACCATGATGGTCCAGCTGGGCGTGGTGGACGGCATGGTGTCCGGCGCCGCGCACACCACCGCGCACACCATCCGGCCCGCCCTGGAGTTCGTGAAGACGCGCCCCGGGGTGAAGATCGTGTCCTCGGTGTTCCTGATGCTCATGCCGGACCGGGTGCTGGTGTACGGGGACTGCGCCGTGAACCCGGATCCGAACGTTGAGCAGCTGGCGGACATTGCCCTGGCCTCGGCCGAGACTGCCGCCCAGTTTGGAGTGGAGCCGCGGGTGGCCATGCTCTCTTATTCGACCGGCGGCTCGGGGTCCGGCGAGGCGGTGGACGAGGTGCGTCAGGCCACCGAGCTGGTGCGGGCCCGGCGGCCGGACCTGGCGGTGGAGGGGCCCATCCAGTACGACGCCGCCGTGGACGCCTCCATCGCGGCGTCCAAGATGCCCGGCTCCACCGTGGCCGGCCAGGCAACGGTGTTCATCTTCCCGGACCTGAATACCGGCAACAACACGTACAAGGCGGTCCAGCAAAGCTCCGGCGCCGTCGCTGTCGGGCCGGTCCTGCAGGGGCTGCGGAAGCCGGTCAACGACCTCTCCCGCGGCTGCACCGTGGAGGACATCGTCAACACCGTGGCCATCACCGCAATCCAGGCTCAGGCCTGA
- a CDS encoding MFS transporter codes for MTTLGSKTAINTSPQPRLMTRKRWVIIWLAFLGLSINYLDRSSLSVALPFMGKDFELTATQQGLIFAAFFWAYDFCQLAAGWYVDKVGPRRSFSLAALWWSVFTMVTAAASSFWSLFAARFLLGAGESPAPSTAAKVVATWFPVRERAFATSIWDSGSRVGAVIALPIVTLIVAVTSWHAVFIIIGVLGIIWAAAWWKYYRSPEEHTGANAAEVSYIQEGGARGTASDDEGATKLPWRALFKYRTILSMMFGFFCLNSAIYFFITFFPSYLVKERGFNLLTLGFFGAIPGICAVLCGWLGGYVADRAVRAGASVSKVRKTAIAGGLAGGSVIMFAALVPEAWMALALLSIAYSSLTVAATGIWSLPADVAPSSRHVGSIGGLQNFASNLAGIFTPILIGVLVDQTGSFVAPLAVIGAVSLIGAANYLFVMGKIEPLKVTAAA; via the coding sequence ATGACTACGCTCGGAAGTAAGACAGCCATCAACACCTCACCGCAGCCCCGCCTGATGACCCGCAAACGCTGGGTGATCATCTGGCTTGCGTTCCTGGGACTGAGCATCAACTACCTGGACCGCTCAAGCCTCAGCGTCGCGCTGCCCTTTATGGGCAAGGACTTTGAGCTCACGGCCACGCAGCAGGGCCTCATCTTCGCGGCCTTCTTCTGGGCCTACGACTTCTGCCAGCTCGCCGCTGGCTGGTATGTGGACAAAGTGGGCCCGCGCCGGTCCTTCTCGCTTGCAGCGCTCTGGTGGTCAGTCTTCACCATGGTCACCGCCGCGGCCTCCAGCTTCTGGTCGCTGTTTGCGGCCAGGTTCCTGCTGGGCGCCGGCGAAAGCCCGGCCCCGAGCACGGCAGCCAAGGTGGTGGCCACCTGGTTCCCGGTCCGGGAACGTGCCTTCGCCACCAGCATCTGGGATTCCGGTTCACGCGTCGGCGCCGTCATCGCCCTGCCGATCGTTACCCTCATCGTGGCCGTCACCTCGTGGCACGCCGTGTTCATCATCATCGGCGTCCTGGGAATTATCTGGGCGGCCGCCTGGTGGAAGTACTACCGCAGCCCCGAGGAGCACACCGGCGCCAACGCGGCCGAGGTCAGCTACATCCAGGAAGGCGGAGCACGCGGAACGGCAAGCGATGACGAAGGGGCCACCAAGCTTCCCTGGCGAGCGCTCTTCAAGTACCGCACCATCCTCAGCATGATGTTCGGCTTCTTCTGCCTGAACAGCGCCATCTACTTCTTCATCACGTTCTTCCCTAGCTATTTGGTGAAGGAGCGCGGCTTCAACCTCCTGACGCTCGGTTTCTTCGGTGCCATCCCGGGCATCTGCGCCGTCCTGTGCGGCTGGCTGGGTGGTTACGTGGCCGATCGCGCCGTCCGCGCCGGAGCCTCAGTGAGCAAGGTCCGCAAGACCGCGATCGCCGGCGGCCTGGCGGGCGGCTCGGTCATCATGTTCGCCGCACTCGTCCCGGAAGCCTGGATGGCCCTGGCTCTGCTCTCCATTGCCTACTCCAGCCTCACCGTGGCCGCCACGGGCATCTGGTCCCTGCCGGCCGACGTCGCACCCAGCTCCCGGCACGTGGGCTCCATCGGCGGTCTGCAGAACTTCGCCTCCAACCTCGCCGGCATCTTCACCCCGATCCTGATCGGGGTGCTCGTTGACCAGACCGGATCCTTCGTTGCGCCGCTGGCGGTGATCGGCGCCGTATCGCTGATCGGGGCGGCGAACTACCTGTTCGTCATGGGCAAGATCGAGCCGCTGAAGGTCACGGCGGCAGCCTAG
- a CDS encoding GntR family transcriptional regulator, which translates to MPPRQPSDTSRGKAAVPDVYSAMRASILEGEIAPGTRINIDAVARSLGVSQTPVREVLQRLEGDNLVVYSPGRGYSTTPLLDLPELRALFEFRLLVEPWAARAAAVDRLANPAAALEKELAGFRSTMRKTKDLRQDLVAHDTRFHDTILAASGNPVVRHAFAQTHCHLHTFRLYPADVDGAITVAEHTAVRAAIEACDPEGAEAAMTTHIRNSFDRFAQAFKGELAPLEDGGQPRRRIII; encoded by the coding sequence GTGCCCCCACGTCAACCGTCCGATACTTCCCGCGGCAAGGCGGCCGTCCCCGACGTCTACTCCGCCATGCGCGCATCCATCCTGGAGGGAGAGATCGCCCCGGGCACCCGGATCAACATCGACGCCGTAGCCCGAAGCCTTGGGGTTTCGCAGACCCCCGTCCGCGAGGTGCTTCAGCGCCTGGAGGGGGACAATCTGGTGGTGTACAGCCCTGGCCGCGGTTACAGCACAACGCCACTGCTGGACCTGCCGGAACTTCGGGCCCTGTTCGAATTCCGGCTCCTGGTGGAGCCGTGGGCGGCCCGGGCGGCAGCCGTGGACCGGCTCGCCAACCCGGCGGCGGCCCTGGAAAAGGAGCTTGCCGGCTTCCGGAGCACCATGCGCAAGACCAAGGACCTGCGGCAGGACCTGGTGGCCCATGACACCCGCTTCCACGACACCATCCTCGCCGCCTCCGGCAACCCCGTGGTCCGGCATGCCTTCGCCCAGACCCACTGCCACCTCCACACCTTCCGGCTGTACCCGGCAGACGTGGACGGCGCCATCACAGTGGCCGAGCATACGGCTGTGCGCGCGGCCATCGAGGCCTGCGATCCCGAGGGGGCCGAGGCGGCCATGACTACCCACATCCGCAACTCCTTCGACCGTTTTGCGCAGGCCTTCAAGGGCGAGTTGGCACCCCTGGAAGACGGTGGGCAGCCGCGCAGGCGCATCATCATCTAG
- a CDS encoding L-fuconate dehydratase yields the protein MPSITSIKTQDVRFPTSLELDGSDAVNVDPDYSAAYVVIRTDAGDEGHGFVFSCGRGNEILTAAIDAYARLLIGRDIDELIQDLGGASRLLVHDSQLRWLGPEKGVTQMACGALVSALWDIRGRRENKPLWLLLAEMTPEELVSVVDFTHIRDALSPEEALEILRAGQEGKAERIAALKADGFPAYTTSPGWLGYSDEKLVRLSKEAAAEGFSMIKLKVGGDINDDRRRMALAREAVGALPIAIDANQRWEVSEAIEWVNQLAEFNPYWIEEPTSTDDILGHADIRKGVTPVRVATGEAVASRIVFKQLLQAGAIDVLQLDSTRVAGVNENIAILLLAAKFGVPVCPHAGGVGLCELVQHFSFFDYAVVGRSQENRMIEFVDHLHEHFAEPVRIIDGRYAAPALPGTGAEMLTASRARWEFPSGAGWQEVGNRAAVTGGSLAAAAGAGR from the coding sequence ATGCCCTCCATCACTTCCATCAAGACCCAGGACGTCCGTTTCCCCACGTCCCTGGAGCTCGACGGTTCCGACGCGGTCAACGTTGACCCCGACTACTCCGCCGCCTATGTCGTCATCCGCACCGATGCGGGCGACGAAGGCCACGGATTCGTCTTCAGCTGCGGCCGCGGCAATGAAATTCTGACCGCCGCCATCGACGCCTACGCCCGCCTTCTGATTGGCCGTGACATCGACGAACTCATCCAGGACCTGGGTGGCGCCTCCAGGCTCCTGGTCCACGACTCCCAGCTCCGCTGGCTGGGGCCCGAGAAGGGGGTCACCCAGATGGCCTGCGGCGCCCTGGTCAGCGCCCTGTGGGACATCCGTGGCCGCCGCGAAAACAAGCCGCTCTGGCTCCTCCTTGCCGAGATGACGCCCGAGGAACTGGTGAGCGTGGTGGACTTCACCCACATCCGCGACGCCCTCAGCCCGGAGGAAGCCCTTGAGATCCTCCGCGCTGGCCAGGAAGGCAAGGCCGAACGGATCGCCGCCCTCAAGGCAGACGGCTTCCCTGCCTACACCACCTCCCCGGGCTGGCTCGGCTACAGCGATGAGAAACTGGTCCGGCTGAGCAAGGAGGCGGCCGCGGAAGGCTTCTCCATGATCAAGCTCAAAGTGGGCGGCGACATCAACGATGACCGCCGGCGCATGGCCCTGGCCCGGGAAGCAGTGGGCGCCCTGCCCATCGCCATTGACGCCAACCAGCGCTGGGAAGTCTCCGAGGCCATCGAGTGGGTGAACCAGCTGGCCGAATTCAACCCCTACTGGATCGAAGAGCCCACCAGCACGGATGACATCCTGGGCCACGCCGACATCCGCAAGGGTGTCACCCCGGTACGGGTGGCCACCGGAGAGGCCGTGGCGAGCCGGATCGTCTTCAAGCAGCTCCTCCAGGCCGGCGCCATCGATGTCCTGCAGCTGGACTCCACCCGCGTGGCCGGCGTCAACGAGAACATCGCCATCCTGCTGCTGGCAGCCAAGTTCGGGGTCCCCGTCTGCCCGCACGCCGGGGGAGTGGGCTTGTGCGAACTGGTCCAGCACTTCTCTTTCTTCGACTACGCAGTGGTGGGCCGCAGCCAGGAAAACCGCATGATCGAATTCGTGGACCACCTGCACGAGCACTTTGCCGAACCCGTCCGGATTATCGACGGCCGCTATGCCGCACCGGCACTGCCCGGCACGGGCGCCGAGATGCTCACCGCCTCCCGTGCCCGCTGGGAATTCCCTAGCGGCGCAGGCTGGCAGGAAGTGGGCAACCGGGCCGCCGTCACCGGCGGATCCCTGGCCGCGGCGGCAGGAGCCGGCCGATGA